The DNA segment GTATTTGGCCCCCACGTCTCGCTTTGGCTGGTCCGGGCCCTGGCTGGCACTTCCCTTGCGATCTGTGTGCTTTCCCCATGGACAGCTGCCGTGCaagtttttgtcaccgtgcgcgtcactggacccgcggtgcACATGCCCGCCGCCGGCACCAAGCATGCCACCACTGCCACACGCGTTCTCGCCGCCgcgtctgccccgggctctcccgcagcccctgtcgccctcctggtcccgaacttacgccactctgttaattcatgtactgtataaggattttgagaaactccttgtgAATACCCAtaagctaacaactgtgggagctctttctgcaagtctatgtTCTTAAActgatgcttttttaaaaagcaaacaaataaatcatattctgcttgcctttccatttccatttccatttccattttcgAGAATATCGACGTTTTTGCAGCCCTTCAAGGTCTCGGCAGCACATATTGGCCGGGCTCTTCTATAAGGTCACCCAGGGCGCGGCACCTTTCGCTTTTTCAACGGTGCTTATTCGCCGTCCTTGCTGCTATAGGACCCGAACTCGTTCACCAATCCACCGTGGTTGCTGTTACCGGTTTCACGTCCGGGGTCACCATTTGAGGTAATTGGcagaagaaatgcggcactcaatatgagtgatcagcaaatctcaaaactttattgataggcacatacatttatattggtgctaatgaggccaatacatattgcaaaaggcgagctcattattggttagttacttatcagctaactacgcctaccttagcattcttgtggctactatgttgcagctgtccacatcttttcttcatatttctaactaacgatcctctcccccatcctgatgttgcaccaagggcacagtgcccttgccaggttgggacactgactgctgactcctatcctcatctccttcttgcttaactaacagtattatatcagtgtgacctttgtcaactggctagctgttcacaaattcctccacaaaagttctctgttctattccagctctgggcttttttcccatactgcgtgcgacaagactgtaatttttattataattatagtcgctgttatccatctaatttttaagaaggctcctgtgattgataggacattccttcccctctcacacagcccggctccagctttccgctccttgatgctcctctcttgaagctcttcagggagggactgccacgacctaagtcaccacctcaggtctccttgatgtgctcactgctggacagccatccctcgcagaacatctttccctctctgcccagaccttcctgattcagggcagcatcccaaatgagctcccagagaagtttctgcatgtcactgctagccagcgtgtccccgtgctggtgcaggaaagctttgtgaacggccactgctggaaaagcaggctgaggtggcacaagcagctcctgcactgcagtgcaagcttctcagagctcctgtcacagccccagccctgctcccagctctgtgcattctgccccaacagaaacagccgcaccaggcaagaatttactgcttttggaaaaatatttatttatcaagatcaagaaaacaatcattatctgctaataccaagtatcactatcactaaatgtaccactatcacaaaaacaatcaccatcctccaatattaactatcactatcgctaatacaatcactatcccctaatatcaaataacgctatcattaaaaccatcactatcctctaatattaactatcactatcattaaaacaaccaccaccctctaatatcaagtgtccctatcactatcactaaaagaatcactaccactatcactatttatggctatcactatcactaatcatctatcactatcactaatcatcatcctctaagagatagtagtcctgctggtattggtaggaggggcaagaggatgctgtgggctgaggtgactccagggaaatccagtggtcccgtgaagaggtgttgtcagccagagcacagaaggagcaggtgggcagaggtgacgggtctgcgctcatgttcttgtacagctgggcgagctctgctgcaaagagctcaggaaacaggcggcagctgtccctgaacccgttgccttgggctctctcgcagCTTCcggctccttctcctgactctgcttcacctctaggctgaccacagctttcccaggaagagtcccagtcctgtcctgttgcctctttgtcctcctggctcctcctgtagaaacagatttccaagaagactcctcacagataggaatttggagcacagtttcctcagagccctgctaggagccgcctgggcgctcctgcatgctgcaaagacttccttgccaatggcagcaattaataactcacctgtctctcttcagcagctgatgcatgactagatagccagacactgccccaagcagaagcaaagctgaggctgctactgtccctactaggatgtagtacttgctcgggtcacagtgtccagcagtctcggctttttgcccaccggatgaccctggcaggagaagagacaatgcaagagtcagcgtttgtgctctgcactaggcataaccccacagtgtgcttcagctgcccaaggactggcactgctagtggatcagaactgacatctgatgttgtcttcagagatggcttcctctggctctggtgtcttagcatcagggaccaagagggatcccatcaagctctcatgcacaagagcccagtgtgtgccagggagcagcactgccccatctactcctccgggctgcaggcccgggctgcgtgctgggcacctgcaattcacccatggagagcactgcagggatacagcagaaatgctgctctttgcccaagacagcatctagcaagcactcacctgaatattcctcaggctcagcaagtgtcctggtgtcctctattggttctcttttttcatgtgagcctggcacaatgtcactttcttccacagctaaggtctccggcacagtctcagaatctgtctcttcagaaaaacaaaacattgcacacattaaccagaagccactgcccctcagcacaagcacggtaccatggcctgggcattccggcaggcggcgctgacgaggccgctgtcccccccaagacaggaggaatcgacagctggattttctgcagtgcaacaagaagtgcagacccaaaccagccaagacttaatcaaccaaatgacccacagaaggagtaccttcaggttccccctcacccttggactccagcttcaacccgtccctgagcctgagctttgcaaggggcagccaaggcttgctctgatgtcattgctgcttccatgctgtgctgagcgtgtggcgaacccaaattcagcactggcctttgcccaacatctggatgccaatgtctgcacagagcagccctggccaggaatgctgcaactgcagcagcagctggagaagcccctggcagtcatctggaagcacagctgcgagcggaggctgtgctggaccatctctagggctccctgcaggagctgtgaaatggagtgggcctgcagcaggactctgactgagtgcttctgcctgtccaggatacagcacatgcctacaggaagcaaaagctcagcttcccggctgccagggttaacagagtgggatatactaaccagatggggcttcatgcaaggctgccaggagctcctctggaacatccggcaatccttcagggaactcttcaggaaccttgtcatcgttcatccctattgttagatttacaaaagcacgttaacccatgacggtatttttctcgtgaataaaacagggaaaaggggcgctcctttttgtgaaggcaggacagactgactactcacgcttgaggtaccagctcggagtcagcacggtatctgcccctcgctcaggggctgaaagagcactctctgtgtccacaactacaaccaaacacccacaagaagttaccatcacgtgcactgccctcatgggcacacctcaaggcctggatgtggaaggcactgatagggcacgctcaagcaggtctgcatcctcacagctgcaggggggtctggctgcccttgggacactgagctggtagctcccacatgaagggaaaagccgtggcgtgcccacatgatctgtgtgcgggtcagccctggagccgggccagaaggctggacacccagagcagagggacggacagccactgctgagtgatggagaactggtgctgagcttccgggcctgacccgaccctccccacatccttgctccttaggaagctctctccatgctgcaccctaaagcagctgcagcccctcacacctcccctggagcctctgcccctctgcctgccccgtgctgccttcctggctcagccatccctgctcccggccccgctgctgccagccagggctgtgtgctggcccctgcctgcctacctgctccctgcccagctgctggagcactctgggcattctgggctggcagggccacgagaaagagcagcaggaggtagcggctcaggaccatgatcccccctgctagcaacactctgctgctgctgctgctgctgctgctgctgctgctgctgctgctgctgctgctgctgctgctgctgctgctgctgcagtgttgcccagagcgagcactgaagagcacagtggggctctggaacctgacatcaaacagagctctgtgacctcagaacaaagtgatggctgtgaaggtcCCAATGTAcacccacgttgcctgtgaattcctgcacctcccctctactgaatttccttattctgcacaggaatggaaggagccaaatggagaagggctggagtattttggaggcagcattgtgcatgggaatgcagaggcactcatgtcttattcctcagaaattccctagaagaagacctggatgaaggctgctgtaaaaagcccaaattcaagagtgtttctttggtagtatttttgtctgaaagaattgtggcaaaaacctgcttttcccatgacttctgctacactttcatgacctttgatggcagcactgcttccatcctccactgtcacccaaacatggctgtgcagtgctgacgcatctcccccgtcagcctggtttactccctttatcacttccaatgctacttaaagctctctcaaggagccctgctaactctggagccaagagcctttttccctttcaggcagatgtagcccatgtgccaccatcaggcctgctgtcctgtagagtaacccatggtcaaactcccacactgttgctgggaacaccaggctgccgccttttcacctctagagccttcctgggtctggctcactgcacgtggcggaagaaaataccacatgcgccccagatccctcaagcagtcatccagagcccctgagatccctctgccttgtcctcggacaccatcaggcaccgccacgggacacacacaaatgtcttggttgctgcagatatcaggtaacactgctggccttttagccgagcagctcttctggcaaataaatatgcactAAGCTGCCACGCCATGGTCAATAGTgcttaaaacaaaaccagtaattAAGCAGAGATTGATGTCACTCCCCCAGACCAATGACCAGGGGCAAATCCCTTTGGCTCAGTCTGCAGCAATGACCTTGAGTggtgtccccactgcagggaggaatCTCCACACGCCcaagaagg comes from the Passer domesticus isolate bPasDom1 unplaced genomic scaffold, bPasDom1.hap1 HAP1_SCAFFOLD_44, whole genome shotgun sequence genome and includes:
- the LOC135292729 gene encoding uncharacterized protein LOC135292729 isoform X1, which produces MVLSRYLLLLFLVALPAQNAQSAPAAGQGAVVDTESALSAPERGADTVLTPSWYLKRMNDDKVPEEFPEGLPDVPEELLAALHEAPSETDSETVPETLAVEESDIVPGSHEKREPIEDTRTLAEPEEYSGSSGGQKAETAGHCDPSKYYILVGTVAASALLLLGAVSGYLVMHQLLKRDRRSQEDKEATGQDWDSSWESCGQPRGEAESGEGAGSCERAQGNGFRDSCRLFPELFAAELAQLYKNMSADPSPLPTCSFCALADNTSSRDHWISLESPQPTASSCPSYQYQQDYYLLEDDD
- the LOC135292729 gene encoding uncharacterized protein LOC135292729 isoform X2, whose translation is MVLSRYLLLLFLVALPAQNAQSAPAAGQGAETDSETVPETLAVEESDIVPGSHEKREPIEDTRTLAEPEEYSGSSGGQKAETAGHCDPSKYYILVGTVAASALLLLGAVSGYLVMHQLLKRDRRSQEDKEATGQDWDSSWESCGQPRGEAESGEGAGSCERAQGNGFRDSCRLFPELFAAELAQLYKNMSADPSPLPTCSFCALADNTSSRDHWISLESPQPTASSCPSYQYQQDYYLLEDDD